One stretch of Paraburkholderia fungorum DNA includes these proteins:
- the phhA gene encoding phenylalanine 4-monooxygenase — MSTSTANTVKLKEQFDAGLETRADFTIDQPTERYGAIDHAVWQQLYARQTALLKGRVCDEFLAGVERIGMPADRVPSFDEINAKLTPATGWQIVAVPGLVPDQVFFEHLANRRFPVTWWMRRPDQLDYLQEPDCFHDLFGHVPLLINPVFADYMHAYGRAALAANDAGALPLLARLYWYTVEFGLIRDAASPNGVKIYGAGIVSSKGETLYSQQSGAPNRLGFDLERVMRTRYRIDTFQKTYFVIDDFAQLFGVAQTDFAPLLEKLAAEPALMAGDVLDDDRVITRGSQDGWQADGDI, encoded by the coding sequence ATGTCCACCAGCACCGCCAACACCGTCAAGCTGAAAGAGCAATTCGACGCCGGTCTCGAAACCCGCGCCGATTTCACCATCGATCAGCCCACCGAACGCTACGGCGCTATCGATCACGCGGTGTGGCAACAGCTTTATGCGCGTCAGACGGCGCTGCTCAAAGGCCGCGTGTGCGACGAGTTTCTGGCGGGCGTCGAGCGTATTGGCATGCCGGCGGACCGCGTGCCTTCCTTCGATGAAATCAACGCGAAGCTCACGCCCGCGACCGGCTGGCAAATCGTCGCCGTGCCGGGCCTCGTGCCTGATCAGGTGTTTTTCGAGCATCTGGCGAATCGCCGTTTTCCCGTCACTTGGTGGATGCGCCGTCCCGACCAGCTCGATTATCTGCAAGAACCGGACTGTTTCCACGACCTGTTCGGTCACGTGCCGCTGCTGATCAATCCCGTGTTCGCCGACTACATGCATGCGTACGGACGCGCTGCGCTGGCCGCCAACGATGCCGGCGCACTGCCTCTACTCGCGCGACTTTATTGGTACACAGTTGAGTTCGGGCTGATCCGCGATGCAGCCAGTCCAAACGGTGTGAAAATCTACGGAGCGGGCATCGTGTCGAGCAAGGGAGAGACGCTATACAGCCAGCAGAGCGGCGCTCCGAACCGGCTCGGCTTCGATCTGGAACGCGTGATGCGCACGCGTTATCGCATCGACACGTTCCAGAAAACCTACTTCGTCATCGATGACTTCGCGCAGCTATTCGGTGTGGCGCAAACCGATTTTGCGCCGCTGCTGGAGAAGCTCGCCGCTGAACCCGCGTTGATGGCCGGTGACGTGCTCGACGACGATCGCGTCATCACGCGCGGCTCGCAGGATGGCTGGCAGGCCGACGGCGATATCTGA